Proteins encoded in a region of the Plasmodium falciparum 3D7 genome assembly, chromosome: 1 genome:
- a CDS encoding 4-hydroxy-3-methylbut-2-enyl diphosphate reductase — MSVTTFCSLKKTDKCNIYISKRAFSVFLFYLFFFLFFHFYFLCSSSFAVIIHESEKRKNIMRRKRSILQIFENSIKSKEGKCNFTKRYITHYYNIPLKIKKHDLPSVIKYFSHKPNGKHNYVTNMITQKNRKSFLFFFFLYNKYFFGKQEQIRKMNYHEEMNKINIKNDGNRKIYMYPKNDIHEEDGDHKNDVEINQKRNEQNCKSFNDEKNENARDPNKILYLINPRGFCKGVSRAIETVEECLKLFKPPIYVKHKIVHNDIVCKKLEKEGAIFIEDLNDVPDGHILIYSAHGISPQIREIAKKKKLIEIDATCPLVNKVHVYVQMKAKENYDIILIGYKNHVEVIGTYNEAPHCTHIVENVNDVDKLNFPLNKKLFYVTQTTLSMDDCALIVQKLKNKFPHIETIPSGSICYATTNRQTALNKICTKCDLTIVVGSSSSSNAKKLVYSSQIRNVPAVLLNTVHDLDQQILKNVNKIALTSAASTPEQETQKFVNLLTNPPFNYTLQNFDGAHENVPKWKLPKNLLHMIKEREK, encoded by the coding sequence atgtcAGTTACCACATTTtgttctttaaaaaaaacggACAAGtgcaatatttatatttcaaaaagGGCTTTCTctgtgtttttattttatttgtttttttttttattcttccatttttattttctatgtTCTTCATCATTTGCTGTTATCATACATGAAAgtgaaaaaaggaaaaatatcaTGAGAAGGAAAAGATCAATACTACAAATATTTGAAAATTCTATAAAATCCAAAGAAGGAAAATGTAATTTtacaaaaagatatataactcattattataatatcccattaaaaatcaaaaaacaTGACTTACCCAgtgttataaaatatttttctcatAAACCTAATGGAAAGCATAATTATGTTACAAATATGATTACACAAAAGAATAGAAAATcgtttctatttttttttttcctatataATAAGTATTTCTTCGGAAAACAAGAACagataagaaaaatgaattatcatgaagaaatgaataaaataaatataaaaaatgatgggaatcgaaaaatatatatgtacccAAAAAATGACATTCATGAAGAGGATGGTGATCATAAGAATGATGTCgaaataaatcaaaaaagGAATGAACAAAATTGTAAATCGtttaatgatgaaaaaaacgAAAATGCTAGAGATccaaacaaaatattatatttgattaACCCCCGTGGTTTTTGCAAAGGTGTTAGTCGGGCTATAGAAACGGTAGAAGAGTgcttaaaattatttaaaccaCCTATATATGTAAAACACAAAATAGTTCATAACGATATTGTTTGTAAAAAATTAGAGAAAGAAGGAGCAATATTTATTGAAGATTTAAATGACGTACCTGATggacatatattaatttattcagCACATGGTATTAGTCCTCAAATACGAGAaatagcaaaaaaaaaaaaattaatagaaATAGATGCTACATGCCCTTTAGTTAATAAAGTACATGTATATGTACAAATGAAagcaaaagaaaattatgacATTATTCTTATAGGATATAAAAATCATGTAGAGGTTATAGGTACCTATAATGAAGCACCACATTGTACACATATTGTGGAAAATGTTAATGATgtagataaattaaatttcccattaaataaaaagttaTTCTATGTTACACAAACCACACTAAGTATGGATGATTGTGCACTTATCGTACAAAAACTCAAAAATAAATTCCCACATATTGAAACTATACCTAGTGGATCCATATGTTATGCTACTACAAATAGACAAACGGctcttaataaaatatgtacaaaATGTGATCTTACCATAGTTGTTGGTAGTTCTTCATCTTCTAATGCCAAAAAATTAGTCTATTCATCCCAAATCAGAAATGTTCCAGCAGTATTACTTAATACAGTACATGATTTAGATCAACAAATACTTAAGAATGTTAATAAAATAGCACTAACTTCTGCTGCCTCAACCCCAGAGCAAGAAACACAAAAATTTGTCAACCTATTAACAAACCCTCCATTTAATTATACCTTACAAAATTTTGACGGGGCTCACGAAAATGTGCCCAAATGGAAGCTTCCCAAGAATCTCTTGCACATGATAaaagaaagagaaaaatga
- a CDS encoding major facilitator superfamily-related transporter, putative — protein MDINKLSLKKRYMVFTLFCFYIISCVGIFFNWISLSDFFFHGNVYINHCDNIYEPSAYEHKRTYKCEEQDKKVQALYPIILCSNFIMSAISGTFFDYFGPKITALFGHVCNIISWILIGLQKGNSNIIILGAIFLGLSSDCSFIPLLNLIYLFPRNHTIYTVILGCCASLSFSIPIFLDLFSKNWDEKSFQFVCFLYCFIILVPFFFILIIFLPWRHINYHTSKEKEESLNNTLDQLKGYVISNKSINLSFNFPTIFNEEPVNENQYGDKNQDKNQDQYQDKNQDQYQDQYQDQYQDPNQYQYQDQNQDDGGGGSSFGKWMYQENHVPIINKHNINDLSFDIYNDYVNSNHTINFINHKNTKPNIYSLEDMGNNSNIPDVYKRSPLNISAKNISQIIYTNSSMNSSNLVLRKSNDKLNDHIKQDGNYLTKDISNNNKINHYISDEKYYKNIYYLNHKNGNNQNNENYEYSIKCNSRNDIKMGMEMEMEMRKEMRKETVMEMEVKMKKKKYIYSFIHISALWKEIKIIFFSLKYLSICYYFTIYNLSLVNYNECAKLFFKNYEDIQSMLKIFGPLSVIPCALFGILIQKIHILLLIFILLISSISMYVFALIKYKLFSYFSAFSYMIVTGCYTTQLYCYIQVMFPINHFGKIVGTTSMISGLLSLLNIPIYNYYIVDYNNNDPTPFAYFVIGLLLSTFPLLYIIYKRCQTKK, from the coding sequence atgGATATAAACAAACTATCtcttaaaaaaagatatatggtatttactttattttgtttttacatAATATCTTGTGttggtatattttttaattggaTTTCTTTAtcggattttttttttcatgggaacgtatatataaatcattgtgataatatatatgaacccTCAGCATATGAACATAAaagaacatataaatgtGAAGAACAAGATAAGAAAGTTCAAGCACTTTAtcctataatattatgttctaattttattatgtctGCTATATCAGGTActttttttgattatttcGGCCCTAAAATAACAGCTTTATTTGGTCATGtgtgtaatataatatcatgGATACTTATAGGATTACAAAAGGGAAatagtaatataataattttgggTGCAATTTTTTTAGGGTTATCTAGTGATTGTTCATTTATTCCGTTGTTAAatctaatttatttatttccaaGAAATCATACTATATATACTGTAATTTTAGGATGTTGTGCTTCCTTAAGTTTTAGTATACCTATATTCTTAGATTTATTTTCGAAAAATTGGGATGAAAAATCTTTCCAATTCGTATGCTTcttatattgttttataattttagttcctttttttttcattcttattatatttttaccatGGAGGCACATAAACTATCATACCTccaaagaaaaagaagaatctCTTAATAACACACTGGATCAATTAAAAGGATACGTCATATCCAACAAATCTATAAATTTAAGTTTTAATTTTCCCACTATTTTTAATGAGGAACCTGTGAATGAAAATCAATATGGAGATAAAAATCAAGATAAAAATCAAGATCAATATCAAGATAAAAATCAAGATCAATATCAAGATCAATATCAAGATCAATATCAAGATCCAAATCAATATCAATATCAAGATCAAAATCAAGATGATGGAGGAGGAGGGAGTTCATTTGGAAAATGGATGTATCAAGAAAATCATGTTCctataattaataaacataatataaatgatctatcatttgatatatataatgattatgTAAATTCTAATCATAccataaattttataaaccacaaaaatacaaaacctaatatatattcattggAAGATATGGGAAATAATTCAAACATCCCGGATGTATATAAAAGGAGCCCTTTAAATATATcagcaaaaaatataagccaaattatatatactaataGCTCAATGAATTCATCTAATTTGGTTTTGAGAAAAAGTAACGATAAGTTGAATGATCATATAAAACAAGATGGAAATTATTTGACAAAAGATAtctcaaataataataaaataaatcattatataagtgatgagaaatattataaaaatatatattatttaaatcataaaaatggaaataatcaaaataatgaaaattatgaatatagTATAAAATGTAATTCAAGAAATGATATCAAAATGGGAATGGAGATGGAAATGGAGATGAGAAAGGAGATGAGAAAGGAGACGGTAATGGAGATGGAGGtcaagatgaaaaaaaaaaaatatatatattcctttatcCATATATCAGCATTATGGAAAGAAATAAagatcatatttttttctttaaaatatttaagtatatgttattattttacaatatataatttatcattagttaattataatgaatgtgctaaattgttttttaaaaattatgaggATATACAAAGTATGTTGAAAATATTTGGACCTTTATCAGTTATACCGTGTGCATTATTTGGTAtattaattcaaaaaattcatatacttctattaatatttattttattaattagtAGTATATCTATGTATGTATTTGcacttattaaatataaacttttttcatatttcagTGCATTTTCGTATATGATCGTAACAGGATGTTATACTACACAATTATATTGTTACATCCAAGTTATGTTCCCTATTAACCACTTTGGAAAAATAGTTGGAACTACTAGTATGATAAGTGGTCTCTtatctttattaaatatacctatatacaattattatattgtagattataataacaatgatCCTACACCCTTTGCATATTTTGTAATAGGACTCTTACTATCAACTTTTCCTCTtctctatattatatacaaaagaTGTCAAACCAAAAAGTAA
- a CDS encoding novel putative transporter 1, putative: protein MSNSIFHKIIKSVKGLKLKTDPNLPGAKQKTPLNIKRFYLLIILVIYTATSACIYFDWSAIRKLLLHVGKYKHLNVDEYSDMTLSPQYKRINGLYPLTLAVHFTTSVFCGFLYDHIGPKFTAIIGQLFNIICWILLSIDIKGVDTTLWGFIFLGLGADTAFIPVLTVSNLYPDASTFILTVIGAAASLSYAVPATLNLVLKYFPNLSFSYVCYGYIILILIPCLLTAAFLLPLKPFKALDYYLEKNNETTKHTNAEGRSRSSNNIYTNEEDEFHFKNNASGMVDKDSTENNMNTDEHNYYNNGNISSNDLENNIQTNNRNNNKNNNYNNNNNNNNIIKKNTKISDQSTVKKDKSIDSNKNILHDEEDFHKKSIFLFFKILISYPSVCVITYFILFNISTVFYGMVTDTYFSYDRSIINVINILMPLSSIPCVVFGRFINKYGASVIILTINTLSVLMHLCALIKFRFAGLCSAFLYMCVTSVYTSQIYCFIQNSFPSIVFGKLLGFASLCGGIFSLLCEKLYDLIIIKDSSSIDPTNISLLIVIAFIIMFLPLSILYVRKYERSIENFGEKDKLPMN, encoded by the coding sequence atgagtAACTCAATATTCCATAAGATTATAAAAAGTGTCAAAGGACTGAAGTTAAAGACAGACCCTAATTTACCAGGTGCCAAACAAAAGACTCCATTAAACATAAAAaggttttatttattaataatattagttATATATACAGCGACCTCAGCGtgcatatattttgattGGAGTGCTataagaaaattattattacatgttggaaaatataaacatttaaatGTAGATGAATATAGTGATATGACTTTATCTCCTCAATATAAACGAATTAATGGATTATACCCTCTGACCTTAGCAGTACATTTTACTACATCCGTTTTTTGTGGTTTTCTTTATGATCATATAGGTCCAAAGTTTACAGCAATAATAGGGCagttatttaatattatttgttggATTTTATTATCAATAGATATAAAAGGTGTAGATACAACTTTATGgggttttatatttttaggtTTAGGAGCTGATACAGCTTTTATACCAGTATTAACAGTTTCAAATTTGTATCCTGATGCATCTACATTTATTTTGACCGTTATAGGAGCTGCAGCATCATTAAGTTATGCAGTACCTGCAACATTAAATTTAgttttgaaatattttccAAATCTTTCTTTTAGTTATGTTTGTTATGGATATATTATACTTATTTTAATACCTTGCTTATTAACGGCAGCATTTTTATTACCTTTAAAACCTTTCAAAGCTTTAGATTactatttagaaaaaaataatgaaacaaCAAAACATACCAATGCTGAAGGTAGAAGTAGAAGTTcgaataatatttatacaaatgaAGAGGATGaatttcattttaaaaataatgcaAGCGGAATGGTAGATAAAGATAGTacagaaaataatatgaacactgatgaacataattattacaataaTGGTAATATATCTTCAAACGATttggaaaataatatacaaactAACAACagaaataataacaaaaataataattacaataataataataataataataatattataaaaaaaaatacaaaaattagTGATCAGAGTACagtaaaaaaagataaatctATAGattctaataaaaatatattacatgatgaagaagacttccataaaaaaagtatattcctcttttttaaaatcttAATTAGTTATCCAAGTGTATGTGTTATCACatattttatactttttaatatatccacTGTATTTTATGGTATGGTTACTGATACATATTTTAGTTATGATAGATCAATTATAAATGTAATTAATATTCTTATGCCCTTATCTAGTATCCCATGTGTTGTTTTTGGaagatttataaataaatatggagCTTCTGTCATTATTCTTACTATTAATACCTTATCAGTTCTTATGCATCTATGTGCTTTAATCAAATTTAGATTTGCTGGTTTATGTTCAGCTTtcttatatatgtgtgttacAAGTGTTTATACTAGCCAAATCTATTGTTTTATTCAAAACAGTTTCCCATCCATTGTTTTTGGAAAATTATTAGGATTCGCTAGCTTGTGTGGAGGAATTTTTTCCTTACTTtgtgaaaaattatatgatttaataataataaaagacaGTTCGAGTATTGACCCTACCAACATTTCTTTACTCATAGTCATAGCATTCATTATTATGTTCTTACCTCTAAGTATTTTGTACGTGCGAAAATATGAAAGATCCATAGAAAATTTTGGAGAAAAGGATAAACTCCCAATGAATTGA